One Clostridiales bacterium genomic window carries:
- a CDS encoding O-methyltransferase, with product MSNIVYDYIEDYIRDHYKEGDEFLNEMRRYALLNHIPVIHPEVSKLLSFIIKTNGIEKILEVGTAIGYSAIVMAKANNGCTVTTIERDQDMVHKAEDNIEKSGFGKYISVIQGEAEDVLKKLDGKFDLIFLDASKGHYIHLFPYCNNMLKNGGLIIADNVLFRGMVANNDLLIRRKITIVKRMRKFLDFMSLNKDYDTLILPVSDGILISRKIG from the coding sequence TTGAGCAATATCGTATATGATTATATAGAAGATTATATTAGGGATCACTATAAAGAAGGGGACGAATTTCTGAATGAAATGAGGAGATATGCTCTTTTGAACCATATACCTGTAATACATCCGGAAGTTTCGAAACTTTTATCATTTATTATAAAAACAAATGGCATAGAAAAAATACTCGAGGTAGGCACCGCCATAGGGTATTCTGCAATAGTGATGGCAAAGGCAAATAATGGATGCACTGTAACCACCATTGAGAGGGACCAGGATATGGTGCATAAAGCAGAGGATAATATAGAAAAGTCCGGTTTTGGTAAATATATCAGTGTGATACAGGGCGAAGCAGAGGATGTATTGAAAAAACTTGATGGGAAATTCGATTTGATTTTTTTGGATGCATCAAAAGGGCATTATATTCATCTTTTTCCCTACTGCAATAACATGTTGAAAAACGGTGGCTTAATAATTGCAGATAATGTTCTTTTCAGAGGAATGGTTGCAAACAATGATCTTTTGATAAGAAGAAAAATAACCATAGTCAAGAGGATGAGGAAGTTTTTGGACTTTATGTCTTTGAATAAAGATTATGATACGCTTATACTGCCTGTTAGCGATGGCATTTTAATAAGCCGCAAGATTGGATGA
- the mltG gene encoding endolytic transglycosylase MltG: MFNLKRKKLIASTIIMSVLILIFLSVCFIYKYYHDNIYMPADKKGNIKNVELDIKGSASNDIPNSLYDAGLIKSKISFKVYVRYHHFYDKLKAGKYDFNTGMSTAQIVDKMVKGQVKDDTVKVVIPEGYTVKKVADVLQDAGLFSAQEFLDAAQNTNFDFDFLNYPAQKRLWKLEGYLFPDTYVLSKKADPETVIKKMLGRFDQIFDEDMRSQAKAKNMSIDQVVIVASIIEREAKVENERPIMAAVYYNRLKKKMPLQVDATVLYALGKWKDKVFLKDLKVDSPYNTYKYAGLPVGPISNPGKSSLVAALNPENVNYLYYVLKKGGNGEHVFSNTYSEHMKAVSANK; the protein is encoded by the coding sequence ATGTTCAATTTGAAAAGGAAAAAACTGATTGCATCGACTATAATCATGAGTGTATTGATTCTGATTTTTTTGTCAGTTTGTTTTATTTATAAATATTATCATGATAATATTTATATGCCTGCTGATAAAAAAGGCAATATTAAGAATGTGGAGCTTGATATAAAAGGTTCGGCATCTAATGATATACCTAATTCATTATATGATGCCGGACTTATAAAAAGCAAAATCTCCTTTAAGGTTTATGTACGATACCATCATTTCTACGATAAGCTTAAAGCAGGAAAGTACGATTTTAATACGGGTATGAGCACGGCACAGATAGTGGATAAAATGGTAAAAGGCCAGGTTAAAGATGATACTGTAAAGGTAGTCATACCGGAAGGGTATACTGTAAAGAAAGTTGCCGACGTTTTGCAGGACGCCGGGCTTTTTAGTGCTCAAGAATTTCTGGATGCAGCCCAGAATACGAATTTTGATTTCGACTTTTTAAATTATCCGGCTCAAAAGAGATTGTGGAAGCTTGAAGGTTACTTATTTCCCGATACATATGTGCTTTCTAAAAAGGCAGATCCTGAAACTGTAATAAAAAAAATGCTGGGCAGGTTTGATCAAATATTCGATGAAGATATGAGAAGCCAGGCAAAAGCTAAAAATATGTCGATAGATCAGGTTGTAATTGTAGCATCCATAATTGAAAGGGAAGCAAAGGTAGAAAACGAAAGGCCTATTATGGCGGCTGTATATTATAACAGGTTGAAGAAGAAGATGCCCCTGCAAGTGGACGCAACAGTTTTGTATGCTCTTGGAAAGTGGAAAGATAAGGTGTTTTTAAAAGATCTTAAAGTTGATTCTCCATATAATACATATAAATATGCCGGTCTTCCTGTAGGACCTATTTCAAACCCGGGAAAATCTTCACTGGTCGCCGCATTGAATCCCGAAAATGTCAATTACTTGTATTATGTTTTAAAAAAAGGCGGAAACGGTGAGCACGTTTTTTCAAATACATACAGCGAGCATATGAAAGCCGTGTCCGCGAACAAATGA
- the typA gene encoding translational GTPase TypA: MFCRKDIRNVAIIAHVDHGKTTLVDGMLKQSGIFRANEYVQERVMDSNELERERGITILSKNTAVNYKGIKINIVDTPGHADFGGEVERVLEMVDSVLLLVDAFEGPMPQTKFVLKKALELKLKPIVVINKIDRPDARVKEVVDEVFELFIELGANDEQLDFPIIYASARDGIAKYNMEDDSKNLKPLFDTIIEKVEPPSGDVDGPFQMLVTSIDANDYVGRIAVGKIARGRVKKGMQVALIDKKRKIENVKVSNLYVFSGLKKLEVDEAYLGDIVAVSGIPNINIGDTLSDVDKPEALPFVAIDEPTITMTFRVNDSPFAGMEGQYVTSRHLRDRLFKELETNVSLRVEETDSPDAFKVSGRGELHLSILIETMRREGYEFQVSKPTVIYKTINSKKCEPIEYLTIDVPEEFMGVVMEKLGPRKAEMVNMHSAINGFSRLEFKIPARGLIGFRSEFLTDTKGNGVMNHVFYAYEEYKGDIPERSRGSLVAFETGESITYGLYNAQDRGTLFIGPGVKVYEGMIVGENSRPEDMDVNVCKKKHVSNMRAAGSDEALKLTPHTVLSLEQCLEFIATDELVEVTPKSIRMRKKILNGELRAKDAARRKVAEQES; encoded by the coding sequence ATGTTTTGTAGAAAAGATATAAGGAATGTAGCTATTATTGCTCATGTAGACCACGGCAAGACTACACTTGTTGACGGTATGCTTAAGCAGAGCGGCATATTCAGAGCCAATGAATATGTACAAGAGCGTGTCATGGATTCAAATGAACTTGAAAGGGAAAGAGGGATAACAATACTTTCCAAGAATACAGCAGTAAATTATAAGGGTATCAAGATAAACATAGTGGATACTCCCGGGCATGCTGATTTCGGTGGAGAAGTCGAGCGTGTTCTTGAAATGGTAGACAGCGTCCTTTTGCTGGTAGATGCCTTCGAAGGACCAATGCCGCAGACAAAGTTTGTATTAAAAAAAGCCTTGGAACTAAAGTTAAAACCGATAGTCGTGATAAATAAAATCGACAGGCCGGATGCGAGGGTTAAAGAAGTAGTTGACGAAGTATTTGAACTCTTTATCGAGCTTGGAGCAAATGATGAGCAATTGGATTTTCCGATAATATACGCATCGGCAAGAGACGGCATTGCAAAATACAATATGGAAGATGATTCGAAAAATTTAAAACCGCTGTTCGATACGATTATTGAAAAAGTTGAACCTCCTTCGGGTGATGTCGACGGGCCATTTCAGATGCTCGTAACATCTATTGATGCAAATGATTATGTCGGAAGGATAGCTGTAGGCAAAATAGCAAGAGGAAGAGTAAAAAAGGGCATGCAGGTTGCGCTTATAGATAAGAAAAGGAAAATAGAGAATGTCAAGGTAAGTAATCTTTATGTGTTTTCAGGCCTTAAAAAACTGGAAGTTGATGAGGCTTATCTCGGGGATATTGTAGCTGTTTCCGGAATACCGAATATTAACATAGGGGATACCCTATCAGATGTGGATAAACCGGAGGCTTTACCGTTCGTTGCTATTGATGAACCGACAATTACTATGACGTTCAGAGTAAACGACAGCCCATTTGCAGGGATGGAAGGCCAATATGTAACATCAAGGCATTTAAGGGATAGGCTGTTTAAGGAACTTGAAACGAATGTAAGCTTGAGGGTGGAGGAGACTGATTCTCCTGATGCGTTCAAGGTTTCAGGAAGGGGAGAGCTTCACCTTTCGATACTGATTGAGACGATGAGGCGTGAAGGATACGAATTCCAGGTTTCAAAGCCCACTGTTATATATAAGACAATAAATAGTAAAAAATGTGAACCTATTGAGTACCTGACGATAGATGTGCCTGAAGAATTTATGGGTGTTGTTATGGAAAAGTTGGGTCCTAGAAAAGCGGAAATGGTGAATATGCATTCTGCCATAAACGGGTTCAGCAGGTTGGAATTCAAGATACCAGCAAGAGGTCTTATAGGTTTTAGAAGCGAGTTTTTGACTGATACGAAGGGAAATGGCGTTATGAACCATGTATTTTATGCATATGAGGAATATAAGGGCGACATACCTGAAAGATCAAGGGGTTCTCTCGTAGCATTTGAAACCGGTGAAAGCATAACATACGGGCTCTATAATGCTCAGGACAGGGGAACATTGTTTATAGGACCTGGTGTCAAGGTATATGAAGGAATGATAGTTGGAGAAAATTCAAGGCCGGAAGATATGGATGTCAATGTCTGCAAAAAGAAGCATGTTTCAAATATGAGGGCGGCAGGATCCGATGAAGCATTAAAGCTCACGCCGCATACTGTTTTGAGTCTTGAACAGTGCCTTGAATTTATTGCAACGGATGAACTTGTCGAAGTTACGCCAAAGAGCATCAGGATGAGGAAGAAGATATTAAACGGGGAATTAAGGGCAAAGGACGCAGCAAGAAGAAAGGTAGCCGAGCAGGAGTCATAA
- a CDS encoding uroporphyrinogen decarboxylase family protein, giving the protein MLNIDFKSHNLKAEKVWNAYNSGNPVKVPVVIYADVRNWLYEKEENINGITLNDYIKDKNIMFDSQILAQKWIRLNILSDGQMGYPEEEGWSVIVDFENFTELAWFGGRVGYGIEPHIMPFLNDENKRSIFDKGIPDAFGGFGSKVKEYYEYFQERAKNYTYKGIPVKNVSMPYNFYGTDGIFTTACGIRGASNFIMDIIDDPDYAHELLDFITTAIIERMKKVRKYLGKEQKSMDFGYADDSIVLLSPSLFKEIVLPYIKRIYDEFSIKEGKRSIHLCGDAQRFFPILEKELNVKSFDTGYPIAFDKLYNELSSDTQILGGPNIMLLKNGTKDQVEDEVKRILQSGVMEKSKKFILREANALAPGTPLENVNAIYETCEKFGYY; this is encoded by the coding sequence ATGCTCAATATAGATTTTAAATCACACAATTTAAAGGCAGAGAAAGTATGGAATGCTTATAATTCCGGTAATCCGGTCAAAGTTCCGGTAGTTATTTATGCTGATGTTAGAAACTGGTTATATGAGAAAGAAGAAAATATAAATGGGATAACATTAAATGATTATATTAAGGATAAAAATATAATGTTTGACTCACAGATTCTTGCCCAGAAATGGATAAGGCTTAACATATTATCCGATGGTCAAATGGGTTACCCTGAAGAAGAAGGCTGGTCTGTAATTGTTGATTTTGAAAACTTTACAGAACTTGCATGGTTTGGCGGAAGAGTAGGATACGGGATAGAACCACATATTATGCCTTTTTTGAATGACGAAAACAAACGTTCCATATTCGATAAAGGAATACCGGATGCGTTTGGAGGATTCGGCTCTAAAGTGAAGGAGTACTATGAATATTTTCAGGAAAGGGCCAAAAACTATACTTATAAAGGGATACCTGTAAAAAATGTATCTATGCCATATAATTTTTATGGCACAGACGGCATATTTACAACCGCTTGCGGGATAAGGGGAGCATCCAATTTTATAATGGACATAATTGATGACCCTGATTATGCCCATGAACTCCTTGATTTTATAACAACAGCCATTATAGAAAGAATGAAGAAAGTGAGGAAGTATCTTGGCAAGGAGCAAAAAAGCATGGATTTCGGCTATGCGGATGACTCCATAGTATTACTTTCCCCTTCACTATTTAAAGAAATAGTATTACCATACATCAAACGTATATATGATGAATTCAGCATAAAAGAAGGAAAAAGGTCTATTCATCTGTGCGGAGATGCTCAGCGCTTTTTCCCTATTCTTGAAAAAGAATTAAATGTAAAGAGCTTTGATACTGGCTATCCCATAGCTTTTGATAAGCTTTATAATGAACTATCTTCTGATACTCAAATATTGGGAGGACCTAATATAATGTTGCTTAAAAATGGCACAAAGGACCAGGTCGAAGATGAAGTAAAAAGAATACTCCAATCAGGGGTCATGGAAAAAAGTAAAAAATTTATACTCAGAGAGGCAAATGCTCTTGCACCAGGTACCCCTTTGGAAAATGTCAACGCAATATATGAAACATGTGAGAAATTTGGGTATTATTAA